TGCGCGCGGCGGAGACGGTGCGTGACGCCGGTTACAAACACTGGGACTGCATCACGCCGTTTCCCGTCCACGGCCTGGACAAGGCCATGGGCGTGGCCCGCTCCCGCGTGCCGCGCTTCTCGCTTGCCGGCGGCATCACCGGCTTCTGCACGGGCATGTCGATGATCTGGTTCATGAACAGGTTCGACTACCCGCTGGTCGTGGGCGGCAAACCGTTCTTCAGCCCCATGTTCGCGTTTCCCGTCTCTTACGAGCTCACGATTCTTTTCACCGCCTTCGCCACCATCGGCGGCATGCTCTTCCTCAACCGCCTGCCGATGCACTACCACCCGGTGCTCAAATACGACCAAATCCACCGCGGCCTCGACGACCGGTTTTTCATCGTCATCGAGTCCCGCGATCCGAAGTTCAACCTCGAAGCCACCCGCGCCCTGCTCGAAAAGGCCGGCGGCGCCGACATCACCGAACTGGAAGCCTGAGCCATGCGCTACGCCTACCTCGCACTCGCCCTCTTCTGCGTGGCCCTCGTGTCCATCCTCGGCTTTCGCGGCATGACCTCGACCAGGCCGCCCAACGAGGTGTTTCCCAACACGTTTTTTCCCGAGATGAGCCGCCAGGCGAAATTCAAGCCGCAGGCCTCCACTCCCTTCTTCGCGGACGGGCGCACCGACCGCCCGCTGCCCGCCGGCGTCGTCCCGCGCGGCGAGCTTCGCGAGGACGATTTTCTCTATCAGGGAAAAGATGCGAAGGGCGAATTCGCCCGCGGGTTTCCCGAGGAAATCCTCATCAACGCCCAGCTCATGGCGCGCGGCCAGGAACGCTACAACATCTACTGCATTCCCTGCCACGGCGCGCTGGGCGACGGCAACGGCATCACCAAATCCTACGGCATGGGCACCACGCCCACCTACCACGACGACCGCCTCCGCCAGATGCCCGAGGGTGAGATCTTCAACACCATCACCCACGGCAAAGGCACCATGATGTCCTACGCGGACAAACTCTCCCCGCAGGACCGCTGGGCCGTCATCGCCTACGTGCGCGCCCTCCAGCGCGCCGAAACCGGCGCGCCCGCCGACGTGCCGCCCAGCCACAAACCGGAGCTAGGACTGAAATGAGCACCCACGCCGCCACCGCCTCCGACACACCGCTTCCCGCCGCCGCCGGATCGAAGCCCGCCGCCGCCGGCGCGGGCCGCGCGCTCGGCCTCGGCCTCGCCGGGCTCGCCGCCACCGCCGTCGGCTTCTTCCTCACGCCCGACACCCACGCGTTCGCGCTCGCCTACCTCACCGGCCTTTCCTTCTGGATCGCCGTCGCCATCGGCATGCTCATCATGGTGATGATCCACTACGTGCTCGACGCCTCCTGGTCGGTCGCCCTCCGCCGCCAGTATGAACACTGGCTCGCCGGCGTGAAGTGGCTCGCGCTCCTTTTCGTTCCCCTCCTTGTCGCCACCTGGGTCAAACCCGGCAGCATCTGGCCCTGGACCGATCTTGCCACTCCGCTTCACGGCGGACACGGCACCGTCGGCGACGATATTCTTTATATCAAGAAATCCGGCTTCCTGAACCCGGTCGCGCTCACCATCGGCACCGTCGCCTTCTTCGGCCTCTGGATGCTCCTCGCCGCCCGGCTGCGCGCCTATTCCTTCGCGCAGGACGACGACGGCGACATCAAATGGACGCGCAAAGCCCGCATCGCCGCCGCCGCCGGCCTGCCCGTGATGGCCGTCACGCTGACCCTCGCCGCCATCTACTGGATGAAGAGCCTCGAATACCACTGGTTCTCCACCATGTATGGCGTCTGGTTCTTTGCCGACTGCGCCCGCGCCGCGCTTTCCGTCGGCGTGCTCCTCTCGCTTTGGCTGTATTCGCGCGGCGACTACAAGGGCATCCTCAACACCAACCACCTCCATTCCATCGGCCAGCTCATCTTCGCCTTCACCGTCTTCTGGGCCTACATCTCCTTCTCCCAATACTTCCTCATCTGGAACGCCAACGTCCCCGAGGAAACCTTCTGGTACAACCTCCGCGAAATCAGCGCCGAGGGCGTGTTCAACCAGTGGGGCTGGGTGGGCATGGTGCTCGTTTTCGGACACTTCCTCCTCCCCTTCCTCTATCTCCTCTCCTACCGGAATAAGGTCACCCACGCCCGCCTGCGCGTCGTGGTCGTCTGGATACTCGTCGTCATCCTCATCGACCTTTGCTACAACATCCTGCCCGCCGCGAAGGACGCGCACGGCCAGCCCCAGCCCTTCCTCTCGCTCAATCTCCTCTGGGTGCTGACCACCCTCGTCGGCGCCGGCGGCCTTTGCGCCTGGGCCTATCTGCGCAGCCTCCCGGCCCGCAAACTCATCCCGATCCGCGACCCGCGCATCGACGAATGCCTCACGCATCATGATTGATCCCAACACCAACTCCGCGCCATCGAGCCCCCGCTTCTGGGCCGCCGTCATCGCGACCGCGGGCGTGTTTGCCATTTTTGTCATCATCCTGCTCATCGCCTACATCCCGCAGCGTCCCGATTCCCCCAGCGTCAGCACGACCAGCCAGATGACCCCCGCCGAGCGCGTCGCGCGCCTGGCGGAAATGCAGGCAAAGGAAAAATCCGCCGCCACGACCTATGGCTGGGCGAACCCGGAGAAAACCGCCGTCCGCCTTCCCATCGATCGCGCGATGGAACTCACCGTCCAGGAACTCGCCGCAAAACGGGAGAAACAAAAATGACCGTGCCCGCCCGACCCTTCCGCATTCCGCGTTCCGCAATCCGCATTTCCTAAAATGGAGTGGCTTTTCTACATCATCGCATTCGTCATCGGCGTGGCCATCACGGCCTCGGCGGTGTATGCGCTGCATTGGTCGTCGAAGCACGGCCAGCTTCGCGACTTCGAGAAAGGCGCCGCCTCCATTTTCGACGAAAAGGAGCCCATCGGCCGCCCCACCGACTTCTTCCCGCAGAAACGTCGCAAACCAAAACCAACCACGCCCGCCACCTGATCCGCCACAAACACCAACCTCGTCTTTCTCTTTATTCTTTATCTTTCCTCTTTCGTCCCTGGCTTCCGTCCGAAAAAGAGAAAGAGGAAAGATAAAGAATAAAGAGAAAGAAACAAATCCAGGTCGCACGACCGAAAACCCTTTTTTCGCGATTCGTCCTTTTCGCAAATGTCCACCACTCCCAGCCTCGCCGCCTCCATCAATCCCGGCAGTTCGCCCGACATCGTCGCGCGCGCCGAGTTGAGCGAGATCGATGCGTCCACGCGCATCCCCGCGGTCTTTTTCCTGAGTTCGTCCGTGCTCTGGCTGCTCGCCGGCACGGCCTTCGCCCTCATCGCCTCCTTCAAGCTCCACACGCCGCACTTCCTCGGCGATCTGGAATGGCTCACCTTTGGCCGCGCCCGCACCGCCCACCTCAACACCGTCGTTTACGGCTGGTCGGTCAATGCCTCCTTCGCCGTGGCGTTCTGGCTCATGGCGCGCCTGTCGCGTTCCGTCCTCCGCCACGCCGGCATCCTCATGGTCGCGGGGGTGTTCTGGAACATCGGCGTCACTGCCGGCGTGCTCGGCATCCTGGCCGGCGACTCCACCTCGGTCGAGTGGCTGGAGTTCCCCTCCTACGCCACGCCCATGCTCTTCGTCGCCTACGCCCTCGTCGGCGCGTGGGCCGTCATCACCTTCCGCTTCGGCAAGTCCGAGCACATCTACGTCTCGCAATGGTATATCCTGGCGGCGCTCTTCTGGTTTCCGTGGCTCTATTCCATCGCGCAGATCATGATCATCTTTGAGCCCGCGCGCGGCACCGTGCAGGCGCTCGTCAACTGGTGGTTCGCGCACAACGTCCTCGGCCTCTGGTTCACCCCCATCGGCCTCGGCGCGATCTATTATTTCCTGCCCAAGGTATTGGGAAAACCGATACATTCCTACTACCTCTCGCTTCTCGGCTTCTGGTCGCTCGCCATCTTCTACAACTGGGCCGGCGTGCACCACCTCGTCGGCGGCCCGGTCCCCGCGTGGGTCATCACCGCCGGGATCGCCGCCAGCTTCATGATGGTCGTGCCCGTCGTCGTCACCGCCATCAACCACCACCTCACGATGATCGGCAGCTTCGGCGCGCTGAAGTTCAGCCCCACGCTCCGCTTCATCGTCTTCGGCGCGTTCAACTACACCATCACCAGCGTCATCGGCTCCTTCCAGGCCGACCGCACCGTCAGCGAGACGCTCCACTTCACCCACTTCACCGTCGCCCATGCCCACCAGGGCATGTATGCCTTTTTCACGATGGTGATGTTCGGCTCCATCTACTACATCCTCCCGCGCCTCCTCCTCCGCGAATGGCCCTCGGCCATGCTCATCCGCGTGCATTTCTGGGCGACCGCGGTCGGCGCGACCGTCTACGTCCTCGGCCTCTCCATTGGCGGGGCCATCCAAGGCTGGATGATGAACGCCCTCGACGCCAAGGGCGAGCTGCTCTACCCGCAGTTCCTCGACATCATGAAGGCCACCGTCCCGTGGCTCTTCTCGCGCAGCATCGCCGGCATGCTCGTCACCGTCGGGCACCTCGCCTTCGCGGTGAATTTCTGCTGGATGCTCTTCCGCAAGCGCGCCCCGCAGGACACCGCGCCCACGCTTTTCCGCAACCCGACTGAAATGGAGGAGGTGTCATGAATCGCGCCCCGCTCCTTTTCCTCGGCATCTTCTTCACGCTCGCCTTTTCCTGGACGGGCATCGTCCTCATCAACCAGATCAGCTACGGGCGCCTCCAGCCCGTTTACGACGAAAACGAGGACAAAACCTTCCCGCTCGCGCTCCCCGGCCTCGCCGCGGAAGGCAAGCTCGTTTACCAGGATCTCGGCTGCATCTATTGCCACACCCAGCAGGTCCGCCGTCCCGGCTACGGCACCGACACCCTTCGCAACTGGGGCGAGCGCCAGAGCGTGGCCCGCGACTACATCCGCGACGGGCGCGTCCTCCTCGGCACCATGCGCACCGGCCCCGACCTCCGCAACATCGGCTCCCGCCAGGTCGGCGACGCCGGGCGCGAATGGCATTACAAGCACCTCTACGATCCCACCATCACCTCGCCCGGCTCGATCATGCCGCCCTTCGCGTTCCTCTTCGAAACACGCAAGATTGTCGGCGAGCCCTCGCCCAAGGCGATCCACAGGGGCCTCCCTCCCCAATACCAGCCGCCCGCTGGCTACGAAATCGTCCCCTCCCACCGCGCCGAGGCCCTCGTCGAGTATCTCCTCAACCTGAAGGACACCTACACCTATCCCGAGGAGACCAAACGCGTTTACATCGACCTCAACGCCCCCGCCGCGCCGCCGCCCGCCGCGGCAGGAGCGACGGCGACCGGGACCGCCGGCACTGCGCCATCGTCATCCGGCACTGCCGCGCCTGCCGCCGCCACCGGGACCACCGGCACCGCCGCACCAGCCAAGGAGGCCGCTCCATGAGCGCGCGAAACCCCTCGGACAACGACCCGCGCATCGAGCAACCCGGCGCGAGCGACCGCGAAATCCAAAGCGTGCACGCCATTCTCCTGCGCGAGAAAAACGAGCCGGCCGAAGGCTATTCGCCCATGCCGCTGCTCCTCACCTTCTTTGTCTGCGCGATGTTCATCGGCGTCGCCATCTACTTCGTCAACAACCTCGGCGGCTTCAGCCCGCTCGCCTACGACGAGCGCTACACCCTCGAAATGGGCGAGGCCGCCGCCCGCGGCGGCGGCGCAAAGGCCGCGGTGGACCCCATTGCCCAAGGCAAAAAACTCTTCGCCATCTGCGCCACCTGCCACCAGGCGGCCGGCACCGGCGTCCCCGGCGCCTACCCGCCGCTGGCCGGCTCCGAGTGGGCCAACGGCAGCGAGGAGCGCGTCATCCGCATCCTCCTGCACGGCCTGACCGGCGAACTGAAAGTCCACGGCCAGACCTACAACGGCAACATGCCCGCCTTCGGTCCCGGCGGCGGTTACAATTGGAGCGACGACAAAATCGCCGCCGTGCTGACCTATGTCCGCCAAGAGTGGGGCAACACCGGCGGTCCGATTTCCGCCGAGCAGGTCACCGCCATCCGCACCAAAGGCGCGGCCGGCCGCACCAAGCCCTGGACCCAGCCCGAACTCGAAGCCATCCCGTAGCCCGTGCGAAAACGCGCCAGCGACTGGGAGCGCCGGCTTCCAGCCGGCAGACGACGCGAAGCGTCGCCAAGCCCACGGGCGGGCCGCCCGTGCCACCTGCCGGCAGGATGCCGGCGCTCCCCGTGCCAATCCCGCCGGCGTGCCGCCAGCCGCCGCGCTCATCCGCGCGAGGACGCGCAGGGGCGCAGCGACATCGCTGCATTCCGCGGCATTGCCTGCCCGCCGCCGTTTCCCCCATGCTGCCGGAAACACCGACTCCCGCCTTGATCCGCCACGCCCACAGCCAGGCCCGCACCTTTCTCGCGCTCTTCAATGAGCTGCGCCCGCATCTCCACGCCGACCGCAATCTCCCCGCGCGCATCCAGCAGCGCCTCGCCCGCGAGCGTCGTTTCGGCAGCCGCGACCGCCGCCTCTATCGCGAGCTCCTTTACACCGCCATCCGCCATCTGCCATGGTTTGAAAACGCCCTTGTTGCCACCGACGCTTTCACGCCCGCCGCGGCGTCTCCCGCCGCGAGCCCGTTCCATGCCCTCCTCTGGCTCGCCGCCGATTCCCCCGCCACGCTCCCGCTCAAGCGCGCGCTCCTCCTCGCCGCTCCGCCCGCTCCCCCGGCGCCCACCGAACGCGCCGCGTTTCTCGGTCTCGATGCCGCCGGCCTGCTTCCCGCGTGGTTCCGCAGCCATTGCCCGGAGGCGTTCGCTTCGCCCAACCTCGACGCCCTCAACACCCGCGCCCCGCTCTGGCTCCGCCTGCAAACCGACGAGCCCGCGCCCGTCCTCGCCGAATTCGACGCCCTCGGCTGGCCGCACCGTGCCTCTCCCGAACTCGCAGGCGCGCTCGAACTCCTCTTCCCCGACGCCGACATCACAAAAACCGACGCCTACCAACGCGGTCTCGTCGAAATCCAGGACCTCGGCTCCCAACTCATCCTTCCCATCGCCCTGGCCAAAATCGCCGCCGCCCCGGCCCTTCCTCTCCGCTGGCTCGATGCCTGCGCCGGCGCCGGCGGCAAAACCCTCCAGCTCGCCCGCCTCCTCGGTCCCGCCGCGCAAATCGAGGCCGCCGACCCGCGCTCCGACGCCCTTGCCGAGCTTGCCCGCCGCGCCGCCCGCGCCCGTCTGAAAAACATCCGCGTCCTGCCCCCCTCGCAACCGCCCGCCGCGCTCTACGACGCGATCCTCGTCGATGCCCCGTGCAGCGGCACCGGCACGTGGCGCCGCGCCCCGCACCTCAAATGGACGACCACCGAGGCCGACATCCGCGCCGCCGCGCGCCTCCAGCTCGAAATCCTCGCGCGCCACGCCCCGCGCGTCTGCCCCGGTGGCTTCCTCATCTACGCCACCTGCTCCCTCAGCCGCCACGAAAACGAAGCCGTCGCCACCCGGTTTCTCGAAGCGCATCCCTCCTTCCGTCTCCTCCACTCCGAAACCCTCCTCCCCGCCGCCCGCAACACCGACGGCTTCCACGTCTCCGTTTTTCGAAAGCAGGCTTCGCCGGCCGTTGAAGTTTAAGTTGAAGTTTAAGGACGCGGCGGCGAAGGTTTTTCTTCAACTTAAACTTCAACTTAAACCGGCGCGCTTCGCGCGCCCCGCCATGAACGTCACCGGCCTCGCCATCGTCCCTCCGCCCACCGCCGCCGACCAGCCTAGGGTCACCCCCGAGCTTCTCGCCTCCGTGCTCGCCCGCTACTCGCGCAGCAACGACGGCCTCGCCAACATCCTCGCCAAGGTCGATCTCGCCAACCCCGACGCCTCCATCGACCGCATCCTCAAATTCGTCGATTACGGACACGCCTCCATCGGCGGCCTCACCGGCGGCCTCGCCATCGCCCTCGACGGCGTCTCCATGTGGCTCGCCTATAAAATCTTCGAGCTTGCCCAGATGGCCGACGGGCAGGAGTCCAGCACGCGCTACATCACGATGGCCCCGGCCAGCCTGCCCGCGCCCGCCGACCTCGGCATCCCCGCCGATCTCGCCGACCGCTGGCAGGACGTGATGGCCCGCGCCTTCGCCGCCTACCAGCAGGAATACGCCCGCCTCGACGCCCTCGCCATCGCGCAGCCCGGCCTCATCCGGCTTCCCGCCGACGCGAAACCCGCCGTCGTCACGCGCCTCCGCAAAAACTACGCCCTCGACCGCGCCCGCTATTTCATCCCCTTCGCCACGCGCACCAACCTCGCCCTCGTGCAAAGCTCGCGCATGTGGGCGCAGCTTGTCCGCCAGCTCGATTCGCTGCCGCAACCCGAGGCCCGCGCCGCCGCCGCGCTTCTCCGCGCCGAACTCCTGAAACAATCCCCGCGCCTCATGCGCCACAGCGCGGCCGAGAAATCCTGCGAGGAAACCTTCCGCGCCGAGCTTGCCGCCAGTTGCGCGCTCGGCCTCGAACGACTCTCCACCGCGCCCCTTGCCGACGAGACCTGGGTGCATGTCGAGCGCGCCACGCCGCCCTTCCTCGCGGAAACGCAGGGTGTCGCCGACGCGCTCCGCCACCGCGTCAACCGCTACGGCCAGCAAGGCGCCGCCACCCGCCGCATGCGCGTGGCCTTTGCCTTCAACAACCTCTCCATCGCCGAACTCCGCGACCTCAACCGCCACCGCACCGGACACCGCTTCACGCCGCTCATCCAGGCCGGTTTCTACCTCCCGCCCGAAATCGGCCACGCCGGCCACGCCGGCCACGCCGCGCTTCTCGCCGACCAGGCCGCGCTCACCCGCGAGCTCATGCAGCGCGGCTCGCCCGCCTATCTTTATTCGCTGCTCCTCGGTGCGCAGACGCCTTTCGAGCACTCCACGCACGCCGACAAGTTCATCTACGAGGCCGAGCTTCGCACCGGCATGGGCGCGCACTTCCGCTACGCCGAGCACCTCGGCGCGGCCCTCCGCGGATTTTTCGAACAAGTCCCCGAAGCCCGGGCTTGGGTCACCGAAGGCACGGCCGAGCCGGAGTAACACCAATTGCCATCGGTATAATAGTTGCGCCGGACGCCCGGCCAGCCAGCCGCGCCGCGCCATCTCCGAGACCACCCTCGGATGCCTTCTTGGCGCATTGCACATTGCAAATATGCTTTGCAAAGTACTGTTTATTAAAATCCTGTGTTGACATCGGAATAGTAAAATAACCTTAAATTTGGCCATGTTTACTTTCCGTACTCCAGATGGCAGTGAGGATGGTCCTCATCCTGTGGAACAAATTAAAATTTGGATCAGGGAAGGTCTGCTTTCGCCTCACACTCTCGCAATCAAGACCGGCGAGACGACTTGGAAAAAATTATATTCGTATCCGGAATTCTTTGCGATCGGCCCGACCCAGCCGCCCTTCTCGACCACCGAGTTGTCATCCACTCATCCCCCGGGAGCGCCGTATCTCTCCCGCCCGGCCATGCCGTTTCAAGCCGGAACGGTGCCGGGCGCATTCAATGGCGCGCACAGTTCCAGGCCCCCGGTGGGCGTCACAAGTCTGCCGATTGTGCAGCACGATGGAGTGCGAATCGCCCTGCCGGCGGACCGGATAATGGCCGCCCTCGTGGACGGGTTGATGTGGATGCTGAGCCTGCTGCCTTTGTGGTTCTGCCTGACGCTGTATTTTTCCGGCGCGGTGACCAACTGGGCGTCCTTGAAGTGGGCCGTCCTGTTTCCCTTCGCCACGGCGATCTCCTGCCTCGTTATCCAGGGATGGATGCAGGCCGCGCGCGGCCAGAGCATAGGCAAAAGCCTCCTGCGTCTGCGCATCGTGCCTTCCACCAGCGATGACGAGCCGCCGGGATTCGTCACCGGCGTGATCGTGCGCTGGCTGCTGATGTGGCTGTTTTATCTGTTTCCCGTCGTCGCCCTGGTGGATTTCTTTTTTCTCTTCCGCGACGACCGCCGCTGCCTGCACGACCATCTGGCCGACACCCGCGTCATCGTCATGGACGAGTGACGCGGCCTCGCAAAAGCCGCGCGCGTTTTCTCACCCCTTGCGCACGCGCTCTTTTTCGTCCTCGCGTTCCTCCTCCAGCCGCGCGCGTTCGCCGGCGATCTGGCGGCGGATTTTCTCCATCTCGTCCGGGTTCCCCGCGGAAAGCGCGGCTTCGAGTTGCTGCTTCAGGAAAATCTCCCGCTCGGCGATTTTCCCGGCGTAGATTTTGTCGATTTCGGCGAGACGCGCTTTCTGCGCGCCGGTCAACGGCGTGGCGGCCCCGGTATCGGACTTGGCGAGGCGTTCCATGGCGAGTTCGTAGGCACTTTTCATGGCAGACGACAAATGCCCGGGTTTGGCCCAAAGGCAAGAGTCGCGCTGAGCGCGGCCGCATCTCGCCGGCTGACGCCGCAATTTCCCCGGTCTCGCTTCCGGCGGCTCCCCCTGCCGGATATTTTTTTACGCATGTGAAAATGAGGGCTTGGCAGATGCCTCGCCGGGTCTGCAAAATGACCCTCCCGCCGCTTGCATGCCACGTATGGGGCGGGGCTCTCATGTCGCATTTTGGTGCGGCGAAATCGCAACCCTCATCAAAGGAGGAAACGTTCATGATCATCGCAAATCATACCAGCCAGTCCCTTCGTCCCCGGAAATATCGTGCCATCCAGCGGCGCGACCTCGATTCGCTCCCGCAGCTCAGCCAGTTGTCGGACGAGGACATGCTAAACATGAGAGCCGTGTCTGCGGTGCTCCCGTTCCGGGTCAACGACTACATCGTGGACGAACTGATCGACTGGGACAACGTCCCCGCGGACCCGATGTTCCAGCTCAGTTTCCCGCAGTCCGACATGCTTGCGCCCGCCGACCTCGCCGCCATGCGCGGCCTCATCGCCGCGAATGCGCCGGAAGCCGGGCAGCAGGCGCTCGCCCGCGAGATCCAGTCCCGCTTGAATCCGCATCCCGCCGGCCAGATGGAGGTCAATGTGCCGCGCCTCGACGACGAGCCGCTGCCCGGCATGCAGCACAAATACCGCGAGACCGTGCTCTTTTTCCCCAGCCACGGGCAGACCTGCCACGCCTATTGCACCTACTGCTTCCGCTGGGCGCAGTTTGTCGGCGTGGACGAACTCAAGTTCGCCAGCCGCGAGGCTGGCAACCTCGCGCGCTACCTGCGCCGCCATCAGGAGGTCAACTGCGTGCTCATCACCGGCGGCGATCCCATGGTCATGCGCTCGTCCGTGCTCGCGCGCTACATCGAGCCGCTGCTCGGGCTCGACCACCTCATGAGCATCCGCATCGGCACGAAGTCGCTCGCCTGGTGGCCGTATCGCTACGTGACCGATCCCGATGCCGACGACACGCTGCGCCTCTTCGAGCGGGTGGTGAAAAGCGGGCGCCATCTCGCCATCATGGCGCACTTCAGCCATCCGCGCGAACTCGCCACCCGCGCCGTGCAGGAGGCGATCCGCCGCGTCCGCGACACCGGCGCGGTCATCCGCTGCCAGGCCCCGCTCGTGCGCCATGTCAACGACGACGCGCTGACTTGGAGCAATCTCTGGAAACGCCAGATCGTGCTCGGGCTCGTGCCTTACTACATGTTTGTCGAGCGCGACACCGGCCCGAAAAACTACTTCGAGGTGCCGCTCGCCCGCGCCCACGAAATTTTCTCAAAGGCGTGGCGCCGCATGTCCGGGCTCGGACGCACAGTGCGCGGCCCGTCGATGTCCGCCCTGCCCGGCAAGGTGCTCGTTGACGGCATCGAGGAGGTCAACGGCGAGAAAGTCTTCGTCCTGAAATTCGTGCAAGGCCGCGAGCCAGCCTGGGCCGGGCGGGTCTTTTTTGCGCGTTTTGATCCGCAGGCCACCTGGCTCGACCAGCTCAAGCCGGCGTTTGGGGCGAAGGAATTTTTCTTCGAGCCCGCGATGCGCGAAATCAAGGAGCACCATCGCGCCCCCGCCTGGAGCGACCGCTCGCGCTTCGTGCAGCAACTCTCCGAGTTCGGCCACGTGGAGTGGATGTGAGCGAAGGCAATCGCTCCCGAAACACCAAAATCCATCTTTCTCTTTATTCTTTATCTTTCCGCTTTCTCCCAAACTTGCCGGTGCGATGCCGAAAAAGAGAAAGAGGAAAGATAAAGAATAAAGAGAAAGAAAAACCTCCTACTTTTCCTTCAGCGCCCGTTCGAAGGCGCGCATGGTTTCGGGGCTCACGTGATGCTCGATGCCCTCGGCATCGAGATGCGCGGCCTTTTCCGGCACGCCGATGAGCCGCAGAAAATTAAACACGGTCTCGTGCCGCGCCCGCGCGTCCTTTGCGAGTTCGCGTCCGGTGTCGGTCAAAAAGATCGCGCGATAAGGCTGCGAAGTCACAAAGCCGTCGCGTTGCAGGCGCGAGATGGTGCGGTTGACCGTGACATGCGACACGCCGAGCATGCGCGCCAGATCGGTGACGCGCGCCTCGCCCATGCCCGCGATCAGGTCGGCGATGGCCTCCACATAATCCTCCGCTGTCTCCATCGCGTGTGCCGCGCGGGTGCTGCGCATGCCGTCAGCCTGCATGGGACGTCCGGAAGGAGGGTTGGCGGCAGGGGAGGGTTTGCGTTTCGAGGCTTTTGCGGGCATGGGCCGGTTTTCACAAAAAATCGGATGTGCTTCAACTTAAACTTCACACTTAAGCCTCAACCCAAACTGGCGGCGAAGCCGCCAAAATCGGGATACACCGGCACGTCGGGAAATCCGAGCCGTTCCCAATCCCCGCGGGTCAATTCGCCCGTGCAAAGCGCCGCCGCGCGAATGCCGGCGTTGAGCCCGGCGCGGATGTCGCTTTCGCGGTCGCCCACCATCCAGCACTGCGCGGGATCGAGCCCGTGGCGCCGGATGGATTCGAGGAGGAAGCGCGGCGACGGCTTGCGGTAAACGACGGGCTGGTCGCTGGATTCCGGCGCGATGCAGATGTCTGCGAACAACGGCACGGGCGGCAGCGCGATGAGTTCCTCCATGCGCTCGTTGCATCGGACCGCGTCTTCCAGCGTGTAATAGCCGCGCCCGATGCCCGACTGGTTGGTGTGGAGGAATAACAGGTAGCCCAGCGTCCGGACGCGTCGCAGCCCCTCGACGACGCCGGGGATCAACTCCACCCCGGCGGGATCGGAGAGATAGCATTTGTCGAGGATGAGCGTGCCGTCGCGATCGAGAAAAAGAGCCTTGCGCATCGCGCGACTGTGAGGTCGCCGGCCTCGGGGCGTCAACACACCGGAGAAATTTACGAATTACGATTGAGAATGGCACCATAGGCGCCGTTTGGCTGTGGTAGGGCGAGGCGTCCCGCCGAGCCGCAAGCCAACGGCTCGGCGGGACGCCTCGCCCTACCTAAAGGGGCAATCTTGTTCGTAACATCAGTTACCCTTTTCCCTTTTTTTCGCGTTTGGTCTTTTTCTCCGGCGCGGGCGGGGGAACCTCCTGGCCGGGCGCGGGCAGCACCTTGTAGGGAATCGCCGGGGCCGCGATGCTTACCTTGCGGCCTTTGGCGCGTTGCGTGCCCTCGATCACGAG
This genomic stretch from Termitidicoccus mucosus harbors:
- a CDS encoding FAD-dependent thymidylate synthase; protein product: MNVTGLAIVPPPTAADQPRVTPELLASVLARYSRSNDGLANILAKVDLANPDASIDRILKFVDYGHASIGGLTGGLAIALDGVSMWLAYKIFELAQMADGQESSTRYITMAPASLPAPADLGIPADLADRWQDVMARAFAAYQQEYARLDALAIAQPGLIRLPADAKPAVVTRLRKNYALDRARYFIPFATRTNLALVQSSRMWAQLVRQLDSLPQPEARAAAALLRAELLKQSPRLMRHSAAEKSCEETFRAELAASCALGLERLSTAPLADETWVHVERATPPFLAETQGVADALRHRVNRYGQQGAATRRMRVAFAFNNLSIAELRDLNRHRTGHRFTPLIQAGFYLPPEIGHAGHAGHAALLADQAALTRELMQRGSPAYLYSLLLGAQTPFEHSTHADKFIYEAELRTGMGAHFRYAEHLGAALRGFFEQVPEARAWVTEGTAEPE
- a CDS encoding RDD family protein; amino-acid sequence: MEQIKIWIREGLLSPHTLAIKTGETTWKKLYSYPEFFAIGPTQPPFSTTELSSTHPPGAPYLSRPAMPFQAGTVPGAFNGAHSSRPPVGVTSLPIVQHDGVRIALPADRIMAALVDGLMWMLSLLPLWFCLTLYFSGAVTNWASLKWAVLFPFATAISCLVIQGWMQAARGQSIGKSLLRLRIVPSTSDDEPPGFVTGVIVRWLLMWLFYLFPVVALVDFFFLFRDDRRCLHDHLADTRVIVMDE
- a CDS encoding KamA family radical SAM protein — encoded protein: MIIANHTSQSLRPRKYRAIQRRDLDSLPQLSQLSDEDMLNMRAVSAVLPFRVNDYIVDELIDWDNVPADPMFQLSFPQSDMLAPADLAAMRGLIAANAPEAGQQALAREIQSRLNPHPAGQMEVNVPRLDDEPLPGMQHKYRETVLFFPSHGQTCHAYCTYCFRWAQFVGVDELKFASREAGNLARYLRRHQEVNCVLITGGDPMVMRSSVLARYIEPLLGLDHLMSIRIGTKSLAWWPYRYVTDPDADDTLRLFERVVKSGRHLAIMAHFSHPRELATRAVQEAIRRVRDTGAVIRCQAPLVRHVNDDALTWSNLWKRQIVLGLVPYYMFVERDTGPKNYFEVPLARAHEIFSKAWRRMSGLGRTVRGPSMSALPGKVLVDGIEEVNGEKVFVLKFVQGREPAWAGRVFFARFDPQATWLDQLKPAFGAKEFFFEPAMREIKEHHRAPAWSDRSRFVQQLSEFGHVEWM
- the mntR gene encoding manganese-binding transcriptional regulator MntR, coding for MPAKASKRKPSPAANPPSGRPMQADGMRSTRAAHAMETAEDYVEAIADLIAGMGEARVTDLARMLGVSHVTVNRTISRLQRDGFVTSQPYRAIFLTDTGRELAKDARARHETVFNFLRLIGVPEKAAHLDAEGIEHHVSPETMRAFERALKEK
- a CDS encoding D-glycero-alpha-D-manno-heptose-1,7-bisphosphate 7-phosphatase; its protein translation is MRKALFLDRDGTLILDKCYLSDPAGVELIPGVVEGLRRVRTLGYLLFLHTNQSGIGRGYYTLEDAVRCNERMEELIALPPVPLFADICIAPESSDQPVVYRKPSPRFLLESIRRHGLDPAQCWMVGDRESDIRAGLNAGIRAAALCTGELTRGDWERLGFPDVPVYPDFGGFAASLG